Proteins from one Variovorax sp. PBL-E5 genomic window:
- a CDS encoding HD domain-containing protein: MTSDAGKVMRAALFSAEKHRRQRRKDAQADPYINHPLALAAVLADEAGIDDGVILAAALLHDTLEDTDATEAELLELFGAEVLQVVLEMTDDKSLPKALRKQFQIDHAPHASRRAKAAKLADKICNLRDMAKSPPVGWPDERVAAYFAWAKAVVDGLRGEWPLLERLFDEAHALRS; the protein is encoded by the coding sequence ATGACTTCAGATGCTGGTAAAGTGATGCGGGCCGCGCTCTTCTCGGCGGAGAAGCATCGCAGGCAGCGCCGCAAGGACGCGCAGGCGGACCCGTACATCAACCACCCGCTCGCCCTGGCCGCGGTGCTGGCGGATGAGGCGGGCATCGATGACGGGGTTATCCTGGCCGCTGCGCTTCTCCATGACACGCTGGAGGACACGGACGCCACGGAAGCTGAGCTGCTGGAGCTGTTCGGCGCTGAGGTCCTTCAGGTCGTTCTCGAGATGACCGACGACAAGAGCCTACCGAAGGCACTGCGAAAACAGTTCCAAATCGACCATGCGCCTCATGCCTCCCGAAGGGCGAAGGCCGCCAAGCTTGCTGACAAGATTTGCAACCTGAGGGACATGGCCAAAAGCCCGCCTGTGGGATGGCCGGACGAGCGGGTGGCGGCGTATTTCGCTTGGGCGAAAGCCGTGGTTGACGGCCTGCGGGGCGAGTGGCCCCTGCTCGAGCGCCTGTTCGACGAGGCCCACGCCCTCCGCAGCTGA
- a CDS encoding metallophosphoesterase, whose protein sequence is MKLHVLSDLHLEFYASGPLPVLADALVLAGDIVLTRDLGPLRELVSNYAAAGRPVLFVPGNHEFYSAVMSDALRQLSRELPKAGVTLLHNRLVQFGGVRFFGATLWTNYLLGTNGGSAAYSMHAARSMLVDHRAIALRRKGELRHFDPSDAAAAHRKSLRLLRTKLSTPFAGRTVVITHHGVHPGSIAPRYAGDSITPAFISDLRPLIELLQPALWVHGHVHDSFSYEHGQTRFVVNPRGYPRSKYPPKGEPMRFENSSFNPALVVEV, encoded by the coding sequence ATGAAGCTGCATGTCCTGTCGGACCTCCATTTGGAGTTCTACGCCTCCGGCCCACTGCCTGTCCTCGCGGATGCGCTCGTTCTCGCGGGCGACATCGTCCTGACGCGCGACCTAGGCCCGCTGCGCGAACTGGTGTCGAACTACGCCGCCGCCGGCCGGCCAGTTTTGTTCGTCCCTGGCAATCATGAATTTTATTCTGCGGTCATGAGCGACGCCTTGCGCCAACTGAGCCGTGAGCTGCCGAAGGCCGGCGTCACGCTGCTGCACAACCGCTTGGTGCAGTTTGGGGGTGTACGCTTCTTCGGCGCCACGTTGTGGACCAACTACCTGCTGGGCACAAACGGTGGTTCTGCCGCCTACAGCATGCACGCCGCGCGTTCGATGCTGGTGGACCACCGCGCGATTGCGCTGCGCCGCAAGGGGGAGCTCAGGCACTTCGACCCTTCCGACGCTGCAGCGGCGCACCGGAAGTCGTTGCGGCTGCTCAGAACCAAGCTGAGCACGCCGTTTGCCGGCCGTACGGTCGTCATCACGCACCATGGCGTTCACCCTGGAAGCATCGCGCCGCGCTATGCGGGGGACTCCATCACCCCTGCCTTCATCAGCGACCTGCGGCCCCTCATAGAATTGCTCCAGCCCGCCCTGTGGGTTCACGGCCACGTTCACGACTCCTTTTCCTACGAGCATGGGCAGACGCGCTTCGTCGTGAATCCACGCGGATACCCGCGCTCCAAGTACCCTCCCAAGGGCGAACCGATGCGCTTCGAAAACTCGTCCTTCAATCCAGCGCTGGTCGTCGAGGTTTGA